From one Conexivisphaerales archaeon genomic stretch:
- the gcvT gene encoding glycine cleavage system aminomethyltransferase GcvT encodes MVKQTQLFPAYRDRAKLTEFAGYLMPLYFKGIIEETLAVRNAVGIFDVSHMGRIKVSGKESTVFLNRLLTANIEKGEVGRAMYGFMCNQQGGIIDDLITYKLSDQNYTIVVNCANREKDISWMKSNSVGLDVSIQDVTDQSVLLAVQGPLAAEVLDRFSDLKRFRFTMANYDGNEMMVARTGYTGEDGFELMLEGVTHANPDMGLRFYSELVERIIRRGGSEAGLGARDTLRLEAGLPLHGQDIAEDVTPIEAGLNRFLDLEKSYIGSEVHRIQNQSVQRRLVGLVAKDDCIPRAHHKVYLNGVEAGVVTSGTYSPILKKGIAMAMIQSEALNRSNIFEIEVRGKMCKAEIHQFPFYDVEVYGYRRKQQSKL; translated from the coding sequence TTGGTAAAGCAGACTCAGCTGTTTCCAGCCTATAGAGACAGAGCCAAGCTGACAGAATTTGCAGGGTACCTTATGCCGTTATACTTCAAGGGAATCATAGAAGAGACTCTTGCGGTCAGAAACGCGGTAGGGATTTTTGATGTCTCACACATGGGAAGAATAAAGGTCTCAGGAAAAGAGAGCACAGTCTTTCTGAACAGACTACTGACTGCAAACATAGAGAAGGGAGAGGTGGGCAGAGCTATGTATGGCTTCATGTGCAATCAACAGGGAGGAATAATAGACGACCTGATAACATACAAGCTCTCAGACCAGAACTACACGATAGTAGTCAACTGCGCTAACAGAGAAAAGGACATTTCTTGGATGAAGTCCAATTCAGTTGGCCTAGATGTATCAATTCAGGATGTAACAGACCAGAGCGTACTCCTTGCAGTCCAGGGCCCCTTGGCTGCTGAAGTGTTGGATCGCTTCAGTGACCTGAAAAGATTCAGGTTCACCATGGCAAACTATGATGGCAATGAAATGATGGTCGCAAGGACGGGTTACACTGGAGAGGATGGCTTCGAGCTGATGCTGGAAGGAGTGACTCATGCTAATCCAGACATGGGCCTGAGGTTCTACTCAGAGCTGGTCGAAAGGATAATCAGAAGGGGAGGCTCTGAAGCCGGACTTGGGGCTAGGGACACGCTTAGGTTAGAAGCAGGTCTGCCTCTTCACGGCCAGGATATTGCAGAGGATGTTACACCGATTGAAGCTGGTCTGAACAGGTTTCTGGACCTTGAAAAATCTTACATTGGAAGTGAAGTGCACAGAATTCAGAACCAATCGGTTCAGAGGAGACTAGTTGGTCTTGTAGCTAAAGACGATTGCATTCCTAGAGCTCACCACAAGGTCTATCTGAACGGTGTGGAGGCTGGTGTCGTTACAAGCGGAACATATTCACCAATACTAAAGAAGGGGATAGCCATGGCCATGATTCAGAGCGAAGCATTAAACAGAAGCAACATCTTTGAAATAGAAGTCAGGGGTAAAATGTGCAAAGCTGAAATACACCAGTTTCCGTTCTATGATGTCGAAGTTTATGGGTACAGAAGGAAGCAGCAAAGTAAGTTATGA